A genomic region of Pseudomonas migulae contains the following coding sequences:
- the cyoA gene encoding ubiquinol oxidase subunit II, with protein MSKNRYPRLLGLLPLIGTLLLSGCNMTLLDPKGQVGLDERNLIITATLLMLLVVVPVIVMTFLFAWKYRASNTDAVYTPKWSHSTKIEIAVWAVPVLIIIALGYVTYKSTHALDPYKPLESDVKPITIEVVALDWKWMFIYPEQGIATVNKIVFPAHTPINFKVTSDSVMNSFFIPALGGQIYAMAGMQTKLHLIANQNAEMDGISANYSGAGFTGMKFKATATTQEEFDAWVSEVKKAPKKLEQAEYAALAKQSQNNPVELYSSVTPNLFQIIVDKYEGMKPGKPVHHEKKEKEVAATDMNSHSAAGAEE; from the coding sequence ATGAGTAAAAACAGGTACCCCAGACTACTAGGCTTATTGCCGCTGATCGGCACGTTGTTGCTGTCAGGCTGCAACATGACCTTGCTCGATCCCAAGGGCCAGGTTGGCCTGGATGAGCGAAACCTGATCATCACCGCAACGCTGCTGATGCTGTTGGTCGTGGTTCCGGTCATCGTCATGACGTTCCTGTTCGCCTGGAAATACCGCGCGTCCAACACTGACGCCGTCTACACGCCGAAGTGGTCGCACTCCACCAAGATCGAAATCGCGGTGTGGGCTGTTCCGGTGCTGATCATCATTGCCCTGGGTTATGTCACCTACAAGTCGACCCACGCGCTGGATCCTTACAAGCCACTGGAATCCGACGTCAAGCCAATCACCATTGAAGTGGTCGCGCTGGACTGGAAGTGGATGTTCATCTATCCGGAGCAAGGCATCGCCACCGTCAACAAGATCGTGTTCCCGGCGCACACGCCGATCAACTTCAAGGTGACTTCGGACTCCGTGATGAACTCGTTCTTCATCCCGGCGCTGGGCGGCCAGATCTACGCGATGGCCGGCATGCAGACCAAACTGCACCTGATCGCCAACCAGAACGCTGAAATGGACGGTATCTCCGCCAACTACAGCGGCGCTGGTTTTACTGGCATGAAATTCAAAGCGACCGCAACGACCCAGGAAGAATTCGACGCCTGGGTAAGTGAAGTCAAAAAGGCACCTAAAAAGCTTGAACAGGCTGAATACGCAGCGCTTGCCAAGCAGAGCCAGAACAACCCGGTCGAGCTCTACTCCTCGGTCACGCCGAACCTGTTCCAGATCATCGTCGACAAGTACGAAGGTATGAAACCGGGCAAGCCGGTGCATCACGAGAAGAAAGAGAAAGAAGTGGCCGCTACGGACATGAACTCGCATTCAGCTGCCGGGGCAGAGGAGTAA